A window of Halomonas sp. H10-9-1 contains these coding sequences:
- the benD gene encoding benzoate diol dehydrogenase BenD, which yields MSRFTDGRFNDKVMVITGAAQGIGRRVAERAGAEGARLALVDRSELVQEVVDSLREQGVEAIALLADLETWAGAADVMAKTVEHFGRIDILVNNVGGAINFKPFTEFSEEEIAAEVQRSLMPTLWCCRAVLPSLVEQGGGVIVNVSSVATRGIHRIPYSAAKGGVNALTESLAFEYAEHGIRVAAAGIGGTEAPPRKISRGTPEPSNETERAWFQAHIDQTKQSCLMKRYGTLDEMAAPILFLASDEASYITGSVLPVGGGDQG from the coding sequence ATGAGTCGCTTTACCGACGGTCGTTTCAACGACAAGGTCATGGTGATCACCGGTGCCGCCCAGGGGATCGGGCGGCGGGTTGCCGAGCGGGCCGGCGCCGAGGGCGCTCGCCTGGCCCTGGTGGACCGCTCCGAGCTGGTTCAGGAGGTGGTGGACAGCCTGCGTGAGCAGGGCGTCGAGGCTATCGCCCTGCTGGCCGATCTGGAGACCTGGGCCGGCGCCGCCGATGTCATGGCGAAAACGGTGGAGCACTTCGGGCGTATCGACATCCTGGTGAACAACGTGGGCGGGGCGATCAACTTCAAGCCGTTCACCGAGTTCAGCGAGGAGGAGATCGCTGCAGAGGTGCAGCGCTCGCTGATGCCGACGCTGTGGTGCTGCCGTGCGGTGTTGCCGAGCCTGGTGGAGCAGGGCGGCGGGGTCATCGTCAATGTCTCCTCGGTGGCGACCCGTGGCATTCACCGGATTCCCTACTCGGCGGCCAAGGGTGGCGTCAATGCGCTGACCGAGTCTCTGGCCTTCGAATACGCCGAGCACGGCATCCGTGTGGCGGCCGCCGGCATCGGTGGTACCGAGGCGCCGCCGCGCAAGATCTCCCGTGGCACGCCTGAGCCTAGCAACGAGACCGAAAGGGCCTGGTTCCAGGCGCATATCGATCAGACCAAGCAGAGCTGCCTGATGAAGCGCTACGGCACCCTGGACGAGATGGCCGCACCGATCCTGTTCCTGGCCTCCGACGAAGCGAGCTACATCACCGGCAGCGTGCTGCCGGTGGGTGGTGGCGACCAGGGCTGA
- a CDS encoding benzoate/H(+) symporter BenE family transporter: MKHLETGPGLASAPRAFLRDLNADNLSAGVVAGIFGLSAGIIHISAGTAAGLPKDFTLLWVISYLFINGLFGLLLPAYYRLPLPMANSIPGALLFAAIIPVVGLNEALGATLIAGAISVVVALAGWMSLVMRLIPMPIVMGMVAGVLLKFGTNMVMPLQNALIPAVVMIAAFFLSARFLRRVPPLVVTLVVGVLYMALSGADFSSVELSFRMPEFIMPAFSMDAFLAYGLPLALILVGMETPAGVGLVKGMGYKEAPANAITFVGGIGTMVSAFFNLHSTCIAAPMTGICSSPEAGTHDKRWVAAVIVGLIFVVAAPFYGFVFSLIEAMPSYFIAIIAGLALLRVISSAMHITFSGKHEVGAMFSFLIAVSGLQIFGIGASFWALILGAAISMLVEFRDFDFSQEREALRKRFPAKSVG; encoded by the coding sequence ATGAAACATCTCGAGACAGGCCCCGGCCTCGCGTCGGCGCCACGCGCCTTCCTGCGCGACCTCAATGCCGACAACCTGAGCGCCGGCGTGGTCGCCGGCATCTTCGGCCTCAGCGCCGGCATCATCCATATCAGCGCCGGCACCGCCGCCGGGCTGCCCAAGGACTTCACCCTGCTGTGGGTGATCAGCTACCTCTTCATCAATGGCCTGTTCGGCCTGCTGCTGCCGGCCTATTACCGGCTGCCGCTGCCGATGGCCAACTCCATCCCCGGCGCGCTGCTGTTCGCCGCCATCATCCCCGTGGTGGGGCTCAACGAGGCCCTCGGGGCGACGCTGATCGCCGGTGCCATCTCGGTGGTGGTGGCCCTGGCCGGCTGGATGAGCCTGGTGATGCGGCTGATCCCCATGCCCATCGTCATGGGCATGGTGGCCGGCGTGCTGCTCAAGTTTGGCACCAACATGGTGATGCCGCTGCAGAACGCCCTGATTCCCGCGGTGGTGATGATCGCGGCCTTCTTCCTCTCGGCTCGCTTCCTGCGCCGGGTTCCGCCGCTGGTGGTGACCCTGGTGGTGGGCGTGCTCTACATGGCGCTCTCCGGGGCCGACTTCTCCAGCGTGGAGCTCTCCTTCCGCATGCCCGAGTTCATCATGCCGGCCTTCTCCATGGACGCCTTCCTGGCCTATGGCCTGCCGCTGGCGCTGATCCTGGTGGGCATGGAGACCCCCGCCGGCGTGGGACTGGTCAAGGGCATGGGCTACAAGGAGGCGCCGGCCAATGCCATCACCTTCGTCGGTGGCATCGGCACCATGGTGTCGGCCTTCTTCAACCTGCACAGCACCTGCATCGCCGCGCCGATGACCGGCATCTGCTCCTCCCCCGAGGCGGGCACCCACGACAAGCGCTGGGTGGCGGCGGTGATCGTCGGCCTCATCTTCGTGGTAGCCGCGCCCTTCTACGGCTTCGTGTTCAGCCTGATCGAGGCGATGCCCAGCTACTTCATCGCCATCATCGCTGGCCTCGCCCTGCTGCGGGTCATCAGCTCGGCGATGCATATCACCTTCTCCGGCAAGCATGAGGTCGGGGCGATGTTCTCCTTCCTGATCGCGGTCTCCGGCCTGCAGATCTTCGGCATCGGTGCCTCCTTCTGGGCGCTGATCCTGGGGGCAGCGATCTCGATGCTGGTGGAGTTCCGCGACTTCGACTTCTCTCAGGAGCGCGAGGCCCTGCGCAAGCGCTTCCCGGCGAAGAGTGTCGGCTGA
- the catA gene encoding catechol 1,2-dioxygenase, with the protein MTVKIFDTPEVQDFLKTIAGFDQEGGNERSKQIVHRLISDLFKLIDDFDVTQEEYWSAVNLLNALGSQTQFGLLSPGLGFDHFLDMRQDAIDAEAKRTGGTPRTIEGPLYVAGAPEAEGFARMDDGQDTEAEPMWLTGQVRDVDGTPIAGAKVEIWHANSKGGYSFFDKTQSEYNLRRTIYTDAEGRYTARSIIPSGYGVPEGAPTDVVLKSLGRHGERPAHIHYFISAPGHQHLTTQINLAGDPYTFDDFAFATREELVVPAERIEDAGEIAKREMDGPFSEVVFDVELAKTDKPELQVRHARPRAKEDEADQASQLAGTAKV; encoded by the coding sequence ATGACCGTGAAGATTTTCGACACCCCCGAGGTCCAGGACTTCCTGAAGACCATCGCCGGCTTCGACCAGGAGGGCGGCAACGAGCGTTCCAAGCAGATCGTGCATCGCCTGATCTCCGACCTGTTCAAGCTGATCGACGACTTCGATGTCACCCAGGAGGAGTACTGGTCCGCCGTCAACCTACTCAACGCCCTGGGCAGCCAGACCCAGTTCGGCCTGCTCTCCCCGGGCCTGGGCTTCGACCACTTCCTGGACATGCGCCAGGACGCCATCGACGCCGAGGCCAAGCGCACCGGTGGCACCCCGCGCACCATCGAGGGCCCGCTCTACGTCGCCGGCGCCCCGGAGGCCGAGGGCTTCGCGCGCATGGACGACGGCCAGGACACCGAGGCCGAGCCGATGTGGCTGACCGGCCAGGTGCGTGACGTCGACGGCACCCCGATCGCCGGCGCCAAGGTCGAGATCTGGCACGCCAACTCCAAGGGCGGCTACTCCTTCTTCGACAAGACCCAGAGCGAGTACAACCTGCGCCGCACCATCTACACCGATGCGGAAGGCCGCTACACCGCGCGCAGCATCATCCCCTCCGGCTATGGCGTGCCGGAAGGCGCCCCCACCGACGTGGTGCTGAAGTCCCTGGGTCGCCACGGCGAGCGCCCGGCGCATATCCACTACTTCATCTCCGCGCCGGGTCACCAGCACCTGACCACCCAGATCAACCTGGCGGGCGACCCCTACACCTTTGATGACTTCGCCTTCGCCACCCGCGAGGAGCTGGTGGTGCCGGCCGAGCGCATCGAGGACGCCGGCGAGATCGCCAAGCGCGAGATGGACGGTCCCTTCTCCGAGGTGGTGTTCGACGTCGAGCTGGCCAAGACCGACAAGCCGGAG